The following DNA comes from Halobacteriovorax sp. HLS.
TAATAAAGATAGAACTTGCTTTGCAGTTAGATCTGAGTGGGACTTAAAGCTAGTCATGGAAAAGAATGAAGACGTTGAATTCTTCAGTACATCTGATTATAAAAAAGGTCACTAATACTCATAATCATCTGAATTTATACGGATTTGTCTCTGTATAGGTTCGAAACACCATGAGAAAATATTACACTTTTTCTGTTTAGTTTACAGTTAAAAACTATACTTTACTCTATGAAAGTAAAGTATCTATTGACCATATCTATACTGCTTAGCGGCCTTTATTCATTTGCTCATGCAGATGAAGTAAAAGTCTCAACAAATGAGATTATAGAGCGACTTAAGTGTGACTCGATTACAGAAGTTAAAACTAAAGAAAGGCTTTACGATCTATTAGACCAAATTTCACTCGAGCTTTCAAAGTATCAAAGTAATGATCGTCACTCTTTGAGCAGATCACTCAATTCTTGCACCCCAAACAAGAACTCAAAGGCACTCATGATTGCATTTGAAGGAACTGGAGCATTTGAACCAAAAGTCGCGACGACACAGGCCATAGCTATAAAGTGCTTGGCCTCAAAAGTTCACCCTTCTCTCATTAATTCAATTTATAATATAACCAAAGAAGTTGTTGCAAAGAATGAATCTAAAGAAGACCTACTTTGGTCAGGTCTTAATACAGGAGTACAATTAGAGCTTTTTAAACATGAAAGTTTTAAAGATGTAGACTGGTATAGTTTTCCTTCAGAAGAGTCAGAGGCCTTAGCAGATATTAAGTTATTAAAGAATTACAATTTAGAACAGCTCATTGAAGATGTGCAAAACTCAGTAAATGGAAATCCTAAGGGAATTAGTAATGCTACGATCTGTTTAATAAATTATTTTCACAAGGCCAAACAGTTAAACATAACTCCTAAAATAATTCTGACATCTCATAGCTCAGGGGCGAGATCCCTTGTTAAATTTTCGCAGAAGATGAAGCAGCTCAATTTCAAAGTAGAGCTGGCCTTTACGATTGACCCCGTTATTGAGGCCCATGAAACACTTAAGGAAGTTCTCCCTCAAAAGCTAGGAGAACCTGCAAGATGGGCGCAATACAAACTTGATAGACTTTTAGGAAAGAATCCAAATTATCCCTATTCAAGAGTTTGGTCTAGGTCGTATCCAACTAAGTTATATAAATCTTCAAATGTATTAAAATTAATAAACTTCTATCAACAAAGTGATAACTTAGGTTTGAAAATTGGAGGCGACGCTCTTAAATTCGGAATCTATGGAAGTCCAATACATGGGGCCGATTCTAATGAACTCATAAAAGGGCTAAGCGACAGTGGTCACGGAGAAGTTACTTATCACAAAGAAGTGCTTAGAAGCTTTAGAAATAATTTAAAATTATCCCTCGATAACTAAGATGTGATAAAATGTCTCTATAGGATATTTATGAGCACATTAGACTTATCAGAATTAAATTTTAATTACGCAAGATCATCTGGAAAAGGTGGTCAAAATGTGAACAAGACAAATACGAAGGCCTACCTTTCTTGGGATATTACTAATACGCAATGTATCTATCCAAATCATAAGAAGAGATTTATCGAAAAGTATTCAAACTTCATAAATGCTAATGGAGAATTTCAAATTTTCTCTCAAGAGTTTCGAACTCAAACACTAAATCGAGAAGATTGTATTAAGAAGCTAAAACAAATGCTTGAGAGTACAAGATTTGCACCTAAGCAAAGACGTGCAACAAAACCTACAAAGAATTCTGTAAATCGTCGCATAAAAACAAAGAAGATGAAGGGACTGACTAAGAAGCTTCGGCGAGAGAAGTTCTAAAGCTTCACTGGAATATGAAAGAACGTCCCAAAATCATGAGCATACTTCTGCGTAATCATTCCATATCCAGGATAACTAACACCATCTAATTCAAATCTCTTACCAGAACCTCTAACACCCCATGAGTTTTTAAAGTAATAGACGCCTTTATAAGTAAAGTCTTTCCAAGTACCATCTTCCATCAACATTCTACTTGTCACTTCTTTTTCGTCATCATAACCAACGATAATAAGAGAATGTCCTCCACCAAGCTCAGAAGATATTCTTCTATCTCTTGATCCTCGCTCAGGATAAGTCACGATACCTTCATACCATTTAGACTTATCTCTAGGTTGAATATCAAGCTTATCAGTTTTACTATGATTCCACGATCCGTAATAGAGCTTTGCTCCCATAATGACTGGAGAGCCCTTAACAAGAAGCTCCTTTACCTTTGAAAGTGTTTTTAGGCGATAAGAGCTCTTCTTAACAAGAAGATCTCTAATTTGAGGACGATTATCCTTCGCAGCTTTCAAGATAGGTAGAAACTCTGGGTCTACATCATTAACAAGCTCTTCACTAGCAGTTAATAAACGAGGATCTCTATGCCCTAAAAAACAGCTTTGTAATTGATTCCCCCTTAGATGAGAACACCTAGATGCTGCTAAAGGAGACTCTTCTATAGAAGTCCATTTTTTACCAAGATATGGCCACTCGGCTTCGCTAACATAAGCATTCTCTATTAAGGCCTTGAAGTTTTTTGACGTAGAAGATCCTTCAGAAGTTTTCTTAGTCATTATGACATACTCCATCCACTCCTCTGATAGATCAATTTCTTTTGAAAGGCCTCTATATTTAACTAAGTAGTGTTCTAATAAACCAATAGTCGTAAACATTGTACATGTTCCACGAGATTTCTGAGACTTCACTGATGTCTGCAAGTCTATTACACTCAGCACATCTGATTGCTTTGGTAGATCCGTCTTTTCAAGAAGATCATTTATTGCTGGTTTAGATTCTATATAAGGAGATTCGAATCCCTCACCCATTGAATAAATATTAAAACAAAGTAAGAAAATAAATATATATTTCATGATGGTCCTTGAATAAAAATTGGCGTCATTGTCTCGATAGAAGAAGCGATATACAAGGAAAAAGTTGTGATTTTATACAAAAAAAAAGGCCACTATCAGTGGCCTTACTATAGAAACAATATCTTATTGCATTGCTTGAATTCTTCCGAGACCATTTACATGAAATGACTCAGAAGTTGAAATCTGTCTCAACACACTCTTAGCAGTATATTCAATTCTAACCATTGCACCGGCCACTGGGCTATCTTTAGTTCCATGGTTTACAATGGACATTAATTGAGACTTAGCATCAAAGTTAAATCCCCAGCTTACAGAAGTATTGCTAGCTTGAACATTTAGACCAGTGATGTAAGCACCTTTATCATTGTACTTTCCACCGTATTGAAAATTAACAGTGTAATCAAAGGAAATAACATTCATTCCAAAACCATTCTTATACTCAACTTTATAAGTCTTTGCCATTGGCATATTCCAAGAGTCCATATCGTAGAAAGCAACAGCATCACCGTCTTCAGTTTTTGGAAGGACACTGATTGGTGCTCCCATATTTACATTTACTACTGGCTTTCCGGCCTCAACAATTGTCCAAATCTTCTTACCAAGAGCAATGAGCTTATCTACAACCATAATCACTTCTCCAAGGTTTTTATCAAAACCTAAGTATTGTGGGGCCCAAACAAGTTCATCATTGATTTCAATTTCAGTTACTGTAATTTTCGAAATTGTGAAATAGTCTTCATCATAACTTTTTGAATCGTCAACATTTTCAAGAACAGTTTGAGAGAAAGAAAGCTCTCTTGTTGCTCCTTGAACTGAAAGAGTAATAAAAGTGAACAAAGATACTAATAGTAAATTTTTCATAACCGCTCCATAAAGTTAGGTAATTTTTATAGGTGATAGATACAAAGGCTGTCTAACAAAGTCAACTTAAAAAATACTTACACCTAATAGATTGTATTAGAATGGCTAATAACTAATCATTTAACCATTTGAAATTTGTGTTATATAGGCGTCAGATGTAAGAAAGTCTTTGAGAATTCTTTGCTCAACTCTTCCCTTCATAGCTGCAGGAGCTGTAATTCTTACAATGAGATCAATCCTCTTTGGAGTTATAATATTGATGTGAACTCTTGGCTTCAAAATAGGCAATTCAAGATGAGATCTCCTATGAAGTGCATTGAAGTGCTCTTGAGCTTGTTCGAAATAGTCACTACAGTGTATCTCACAAAGCTCTAATAATTTCTTTTCACTTCTGGCCCAATCAGCTTTCATCTGCAAAGGAATTTTAAACGTGTGAAGAACATAGTTTTTGGAATAAGACTCATTAATTAGTGTATTAGTAAGAAAGATACTATTTGGAACAATAACAGACCTACCAGTCAATTGATGTGTTTCCATTCCAGGACCTACTTCTAATAAAGTTGTAGAAAATAAAGTCCTATCGATGACATCCCCTCTTATTCCGGCCACCTCAATTCGATCTCCAACATGAAAAGAATTCTGAGTAAGTTTAAAGATCCCACCCATAAAGTTTAAGATAAGCTCCTTACAAGCAAGGACAATCGCAACAAGAATTGCTGCCAAAGAAAATGCCAAGGAACGAATTTCTTCATTCCAAATGAATAAGGCCGTAAAGACAATCAGAAAAGTTGTTGCTGAGTTTACATTAACGAAATACTTACGCTTTCTATCTACACTCATACTTTTAGAGTTATTTAGAATTGACGACAAAACTGCTCGCAAAACAAAAATGCAAACTATAAAAAAGATGCTCAAAGTGAGTTTATTTAATGTTAAATCGTCAAAAAGTAAGTTTCTTAAGTCCATGATCCATTCTCTAACACTATAGAATAATTAAAAAGAGAAAACATTTTCCGCTATTGTTGACTTACGCAAAACTTACGCTAATATAGATATATGGGAATAACTAAGAAACAAAAAGAAGTACTAGATTTTATCACTAATTACTGGAAAGAGCATGAAGTCGCTCCTACCCAAAAAGAAATCAAAGAGGCCTTTCAACTGAAGTCCTATGGATCTGTTCAAAGATATTTAAAATATTTGAAAGATAGTGGTCATATCGAAAATGACTGGAATGCTAGACGAGGTTTAAAGCCTGTAGATGAAAATGAAAAGGCCCTACAGACTGAAGCAGGTATTGAAATTCCTCTTCTTGGTGATGTGGCGGCAGGAATTCCTATTGAGGCCATTGAGAACCCAGACAATACTATCCAAGTGCCGAGTCATATGATTCATGGAAATCATAAATTCTACGCTTTAAATGTTAAAGGTGACTCGATGATTGAAGATGGGATTTTTGAAAGAGATATCATCATCTGCAAGCATCAAACTACGGCCAATAGAGGTCAAACAATTATCGCCCTTGTTGACGGAGAGGCAACAGTAAAACGCTACCAACCAAGAGATGGAAAAATTGAACTCATCCCTGCTAACAGTAGCATGTCTCCAATTGTAGTAGACCCACGTCTTTCGCAGTTTTCAATAGCAGGCGTACTTGTTGGCCTAATGAGATCTTACGAGTAACAAATGAGCAGTAGAAAAATAATTCACATAGATATGGATTGTTTCTATGCTGCTGTAGAGATGAGAGATAACCCTCAGCTTAAAAACAAGCCTATTGCTGTGGGTGGAAAGCCTGGTGAGCGCAGTGTTCTTTGCACAAGTAACTACCTTGCCCGTAAGTTCGGTGTTCGTTCAGCAATGCCAGCAGCTCTTGCAATCAAACTATGTCCTGATCTTACTATTATCCATCCCAACATGAAGAAATATAAAGAAGCATCTGAGATAGTTCAAAATATTTTTAGAGAATATACTGAGCTGATTGAGCCTCTTAGCTTAGACGAAGCCTATCTTGATGTAACGGACTGCAAGAAGTGCTATGGCAGCGCCACTTTAATCGCCAAAGAAATTCGAGAAAAGATTTTTCAAAGAACACAACTTACAGCTTCAGCCGGAATTGCTCCAAATAAATTTATCGCTAAAGTTGCCAGTGATTGGAAAAAGCCAAATGGACAATTTGTTGTCACTCCTAATGAAGTAGAACAATTTGTTCTTCAACTAGATGTTAAGAAAATTCCTGGGATTGGAAAAGTAAGTGCTCAAAAGCTCTACGATCATGGAATACATACATGTGCAGACGCGAGACAATGGAGCTTCGAGAAGCTAGAGATGTGTTTTGGGAAACTTGGAAGATCTTTGTACCAAAAAAGCCGTGGCATTGATGAAAGACCAGTTAATATTGATCACGATAGGAAATCAATATCTGTTGAACATACTTTCTCCAGCGACCTTTTGGAAATACAGACATGTATTGATCAAATCCCACGAATTTCTACCGAACTTATAACGAGACTTGCTCGCTATCAACAAAAGTATGGAAATGACAAACGTATCTGCAAAGCATTTATTAAAATGAAATTTCACGATTTTCAAACTGTTACAGTTGAAAAGAAAAGAGAGATAGAGTTCTATGAGGATATCTGGAATCATCATGAGATGGGAACAGAATTCTCAGTGCACCTTGAAGAGCTCACAAAAATTGCATATCAAAGAGGCAATAGACCGGTCAGGTTACTTGGTGTAGGCTTAAGACTTGATAATATTGTCCCACAACATGATATGCAGCTAAAACTAATATAATGATAAAAGATTTACTTGATAGCGATCACCTATTTATAGAAAAAGAAAAACTCTCCTATCGAGATTTCTACAAATTGTGCCTAGAAAATGCCCATACAATTTCTAATAGGAGTAAGTTAGTTTCGATACAAGTTACAAATGACTTACAATCACTTATAGACATATTTTCACTATGGATTATTGGTAAAGAGATTATACTCTACTCGGCACAAGAGCCTCAAAGTTCACTATTAAAGTATAATAAAGAACTTGGTGCTACTCCTATTGAAAAAAATGGAAACCATTTTAATAATACACTTGAATCAACGAATTCACTATTAGATACGGCCTGTTATATTTTTACTTCAGGTTCTACT
Coding sequences within:
- the arfB gene encoding alternative ribosome rescue aminoacyl-tRNA hydrolase ArfB, whose translation is MSTLDLSELNFNYARSSGKGGQNVNKTNTKAYLSWDITNTQCIYPNHKKRFIEKYSNFINANGEFQIFSQEFRTQTLNREDCIKKLKQMLESTRFAPKQRRATKPTKNSVNRRIKTKKMKGLTKKLRREKF
- the lexA gene encoding transcriptional repressor LexA yields the protein MGITKKQKEVLDFITNYWKEHEVAPTQKEIKEAFQLKSYGSVQRYLKYLKDSGHIENDWNARRGLKPVDENEKALQTEAGIEIPLLGDVAAGIPIEAIENPDNTIQVPSHMIHGNHKFYALNVKGDSMIEDGIFERDIIICKHQTTANRGQTIIALVDGEATVKRYQPRDGKIELIPANSSMSPIVVDPRLSQFSIAGVLVGLMRSYE
- a CDS encoding mechanosensitive ion channel family protein; protein product: MSSILNNSKSMSVDRKRKYFVNVNSATTFLIVFTALFIWNEEIRSLAFSLAAILVAIVLACKELILNFMGGIFKLTQNSFHVGDRIEVAGIRGDVIDRTLFSTTLLEVGPGMETHQLTGRSVIVPNSIFLTNTLINESYSKNYVLHTFKIPLQMKADWARSEKKLLELCEIHCSDYFEQAQEHFNALHRRSHLELPILKPRVHINIITPKRIDLIVRITAPAAMKGRVEQRILKDFLTSDAYITQISNG
- a CDS encoding C1 family peptidase — protein: MKYIFIFLLCFNIYSMGEGFESPYIESKPAINDLLEKTDLPKQSDVLSVIDLQTSVKSQKSRGTCTMFTTIGLLEHYLVKYRGLSKEIDLSEEWMEYVIMTKKTSEGSSTSKNFKALIENAYVSEAEWPYLGKKWTSIEESPLAASRCSHLRGNQLQSCFLGHRDPRLLTASEELVNDVDPEFLPILKAAKDNRPQIRDLLVKKSSYRLKTLSKVKELLVKGSPVIMGAKLYYGSWNHSKTDKLDIQPRDKSKWYEGIVTYPERGSRDRRISSELGGGHSLIIVGYDDEKEVTSRMLMEDGTWKDFTYKGVYYFKNSWGVRGSGKRFELDGVSYPGYGMITQKYAHDFGTFFHIPVKL
- the dinB gene encoding DNA polymerase IV, which gives rise to MSSRKIIHIDMDCFYAAVEMRDNPQLKNKPIAVGGKPGERSVLCTSNYLARKFGVRSAMPAALAIKLCPDLTIIHPNMKKYKEASEIVQNIFREYTELIEPLSLDEAYLDVTDCKKCYGSATLIAKEIREKIFQRTQLTASAGIAPNKFIAKVASDWKKPNGQFVVTPNEVEQFVLQLDVKKIPGIGKVSAQKLYDHGIHTCADARQWSFEKLEMCFGKLGRSLYQKSRGIDERPVNIDHDRKSISVEHTFSSDLLEIQTCIDQIPRISTELITRLARYQQKYGNDKRICKAFIKMKFHDFQTVTVEKKREIEFYEDIWNHHEMGTEFSVHLEELTKIAYQRGNRPVRLLGVGLRLDNIVPQHDMQLKLI